Below is a genomic region from Rhodohalobacter sp. 614A.
AGAAACCTATGAGATGGATAGAGGTAAGTTTAGCCGCATACACTACAAAGCCAATGAACTTACCTGTAAATTTGTGAATGCTGCCGGAGATACGTTGCATACCATATTTCGGGTAAGTGACCATGATGTGGCTTTTTCTTATCGGGTGACGGCTGCAGATGACAAAACCAAGCTTAAGGTTTTTAGTGAAGCTACCGGATTTGATCTGCCGGATCACAGTACGACATTTATTACCCCGCAGGCATTACCCATGACCGGCTGGCAAAATACGAAGCCAAGTTATGAGGAGGAATATACGTATGATGAACCCGTAGGCACGCCATCAAAAAATGGAGTGGGTTATACATTCCCGGCACTTTTTAAAGTTGGTGAAGAAGGCTGGGTGTTAATCTCTGAAACCGGTGTCGATAGCCGATATGTTGGAGCCAGGTTAGGTGAAGGCACAGAAGATGGTTTATACCCGCTAAAATTTCCCCAACCGGGCGAAAATAATGGCATCGGAGAAACCTATGCGGCGATGGGCTTACCGGCTCAAACGGCATGGCGTACGATAACGGTTGGTGAATCTCTGAAACCAATTGTAGAATCTACCGTGGCCTTTGATGTTGTGAAACCGCATTATCAACCCTCAATAGATTATGAGACGGGCCGCGCTACCTGGAGTTGGATTGTATGGCAGGACCTAAGTATCAATTACGAAGATCAGCTCAGGTTTATCGATTTGGCGGCGGAATTGGAGTTTGAGTTCGTGCTGATCGACAACTGGTGGGATCGTAATATTGGACGAGACCACATTGAAGAACTTGTGGACTATGCCGCATCAAAAGATGTAGGAGTAATCCTATGGTATAATTCCAATGGCTGGTGGAATAATGCCCCTCAGACTCCACAAGATCGCATGAATACCGCCCCAGCCAGAATGAAGGAAATGGCCTGGCTACAAAGTATTGGAGTCAAAGGCCTAAAAGTAGACTTCTTTGGCGGTGATAAGCAGCAAACCATCGAGCTCTATGAAGATATTTTGACGGATGCCAATAAGTACGGACTTACGATTAACTTTCATGGTTCTACCTTGCCCAGGGGATGGCAGCGAATGTATCCCAATTTTGTAACCTCCGAAGCCGTTTTGGCTTCTGAAAATCTTATTTTCAATCAAGAGCATGCAGATAAACATGCTTTTAATGCAACTATACTTCCGTTTACCAGAAATGCTGTAGGAGCGATGGATTTTGCTCCCGTCTTTTTTAATAAGAGACTTTCAAAAGACAATAGCTCTGGCAATATTCGTAAAACAACTGATGCTTTTGAAGTAGCTACTTCCGTTTTGTACTTCTCTCCAATACAGCATTTTGGGATGACACCCAATAATCTTGAAGAGCAACCGGAACACGTACTCAATTTTATTAAGGAAGTACCCACGACATGGGATGAAACAGCGTTTATCGATGGATACCCCGGAAAGCATGTCGTAATGGCCCGAAGAAAAAGCGAAAAATGGTTTGTTGTAGCAGTAAACGGCGAAAGAAAAGAAAAGGAGCTGACGGTGACACTGCCGATGTTGGCGAATCGTGAAGTGAATTACATTTTTGATAAAGAAGATCGATCGGCTGGCATTAGAAAAGTGAAATTGAATGATAATGGAGAGGTACGTTTGAAGCTTCAATCGGAAGGGGGCGCGGTCCTCTATTAATATTCTCTTGTATCCTTACAGTTAATGAGGTGCTTATAGACCGTAGAAATTGACCACTACAAGTGGATTTATTCGGACTCAATAACAAAGAATATCATGCGCCGGCGAGTTTGGATTTTTGTCTCTTCCTGAATTCAGAGGGAGTAAGATCCGTATGATTTTTGAAGAATTTGGAAAAATTGTTGGGATACTCAAAACCTAATTGATAAGCAATCTGAGACATGTTGGAATGGCCATCTCGAAGGAGTTTTTTCGCTTTTTGAAGAATAAACTCATGAATAGTTTCAATAGCCGTTTTTTCGGTGTGATGTTTTACAATATCCCCCAAATAATTCGGCGATAAATGGAGTTTATCCGCAAAATATTGAACGGTTGGTATCTGATTAACTTCTTTGTTATAGTAATCCCGCAGCAATTGCTGGAACTCTGTAACAATGGGGTTGTATTTTTTGATGTCTGTAGAAAATTGCCTGCGGTAAAAGGATTCAATCAGTGAAACCAACACATGTGTGTAAGAGATGAGAACGGAGATATTCTCCGGGTTTTCGTGATAGTGACGGTTCAATGCGCTAAAAATCTCTTTAATCTCCCTCTCTTCGCTTTCGTTTAAACCAAGCACCTCATGGCTGCCGTATTCCATATAATTCTGGAAAAGATATCGGTGTTTATTGATGATGTCTTTACTCAACTGCAAATAAAATCCTTTAATGGGTCCCTCAAGATCCCATTCAAGACGAGTGCTTGGGCTGTAAAAAAACAGGCCGGAAACAGGATCAGGATTTTTCGGGTCGTAATAAGGGGCCGCCCGGTTCACATAGTTTCTCTTGTAAGAAATGCGGTAATAATCAATTTTTACAGGTTCGGATATCAATCGGGGTGAATCAGAATCCTGGTATCGTCCCAAATCAATATGCTCATTCCGGGGCTCAGGCATCCCCACATATCGATTGTAATCTTTAAAATTGGTAAACGTCTTCATGAAATCCCGATGTTTATTCCTTTTCAGAGTTTGAATAAACGTCGATATTTTCGATTTCATTTCCAAAATGGAATGAAGAACATCGTGTGATACTTAATTCAAAAACTCCTCGTCTGTAACCGGATCACCCCAATTCACAATTCCTTTTTCTGTATTCGGAATCAGATAGATATGATTCATTCCACTGTCTTCTGAGGCCCCATGCCAGTGATTAACATTGGGTGGGCATTGTACAACATCCCCTTTTTTGATGATCTCTTTTTCCTCACCTTCAATCTGGTGATATCCTATTCCGGAGGTGACAATTAAGATTTGTCCGGCCGGATGCGAATGCCAATTGCTTCTTGCTCCCGCTTCAAATTCAACATTTCCGCCTAACATGTTATAGACGTCATCATTTTCAATCAAA
It encodes:
- a CDS encoding glycoside hydrolase family 97 protein, with the translated sequence MKKYLMTGFMCVMSYCVMAQEPVKVKGPDGLLEVQIEENNGSPVYTVWYNGKNFLNPSPLGLKTSIGNFADSLSFTSHSVRLVEETYEMDRGKFSRIHYKANELTCKFVNAAGDTLHTIFRVSDHDVAFSYRVTAADDKTKLKVFSEATGFDLPDHSTTFITPQALPMTGWQNTKPSYEEEYTYDEPVGTPSKNGVGYTFPALFKVGEEGWVLISETGVDSRYVGARLGEGTEDGLYPLKFPQPGENNGIGETYAAMGLPAQTAWRTITVGESLKPIVESTVAFDVVKPHYQPSIDYETGRATWSWIVWQDLSINYEDQLRFIDLAAELEFEFVLIDNWWDRNIGRDHIEELVDYAASKDVGVILWYNSNGWWNNAPQTPQDRMNTAPARMKEMAWLQSIGVKGLKVDFFGGDKQQTIELYEDILTDANKYGLTINFHGSTLPRGWQRMYPNFVTSEAVLASENLIFNQEHADKHAFNATILPFTRNAVGAMDFAPVFFNKRLSKDNSSGNIRKTTDAFEVATSVLYFSPIQHFGMTPNNLEEQPEHVLNFIKEVPTTWDETAFIDGYPGKHVVMARRKSEKWFVVAVNGERKEKELTVTLPMLANREVNYIFDKEDRSAGIRKVKLNDNGEVRLKLQSEGGAVLY
- a CDS encoding helix-turn-helix domain-containing protein yields the protein MKTFTNFKDYNRYVGMPEPRNEHIDLGRYQDSDSPRLISEPVKIDYYRISYKRNYVNRAAPYYDPKNPDPVSGLFFYSPSTRLEWDLEGPIKGFYLQLSKDIINKHRYLFQNYMEYGSHEVLGLNESEEREIKEIFSALNRHYHENPENISVLISYTHVLVSLIESFYRRQFSTDIKKYNPIVTEFQQLLRDYYNKEVNQIPTVQYFADKLHLSPNYLGDIVKHHTEKTAIETIHEFILQKAKKLLRDGHSNMSQIAYQLGFEYPNNFSKFFKNHTDLTPSEFRKRQKSKLAGA
- a CDS encoding cupin domain-containing protein; its protein translation is MMKKRIRKSATIIGTLMILLHSVDYAHGQESGTSAENEAIFPKGELGSEQFFTGNVWVTGLIENDDVYNMLGGNVEFEAGARSNWHSHPAGQILIVTSGIGYHQIEGEEKEIIKKGDVVQCPPNVNHWHGASEDSGMNHIYLIPNTEKGIVNWGDPVTDEEFLN